Proteins co-encoded in one Arachis hypogaea cultivar Tifrunner chromosome 11, arahy.Tifrunner.gnm2.J5K5, whole genome shotgun sequence genomic window:
- the LOC140176113 gene encoding uncharacterized protein — MKFTKYQCPLLSAIGVRPQISECTSSKGCLYTVCDNEKERHCAQLKNSLHSLTIVKKESEAVNLKLYSHWMSSCSFRVRFALNLKGLKYHYVAITTSSKSDPEFLKLNPLALIPILVDGDFVLAESLAIIMYLDDKYPQYPLLPHDSPKRALNFQVAHIFLQNNIIEKKVGPYEKLPWAQSVIRKGFTALEKLLKDHTGRYATRDKIFLVLAIHMTMLSYYYYTMCVCMRIFILKFSCSTLCIFGGTKHLTGYGNQFLFCKITWRILIGAAVEYVIRQPIPEVVEDLCERYFGPSFEHLSHDKGYRFCFGSASIFAAVPLGMNKGMNTDTIVKAKSFLDGDEDQHEKDVFEKNLKVLQNIF, encoded by the exons ATGAAATTTACAAAATACCAGTGTCCACTATTATCGGCAATAGGGGTTAGACCCCAAATATCAGAGTGTACAAGTTCTAAGGGATGCTTGTATACAGTTTGTGATAATGAGAAAG AAAGACACTGTGCTCAACTGAAAAACTCTCTTCATTCACTCACCATCGTCAAGAAG GAGAGTGAAGCTGTGAATCTGAAGCTGTATTCACACTGGATGAGCTCCTGCTCCTTCCGAGTTCGATTCGCTCTCAACCTCAAAG GCTTAAAATACCACTACGTAGCTATCACCACCTCCTCCAAATCTGACCCCG AGTTCCTCAAGTTGAATCCTCTTGCTTTAATTCCCATTCTGGTAGATGGCGATTTTGTTCTTGCTGAATCCTTAGCCATTATTATG TATTTGGATGATAAGTATCCTCAATACCCTTTGCTGCCTCATGATAGTCCCAAAAGAGCACTCAATTTTCAG GTTGCACATATTTTTTTGCAGAATAACATCATTGAGAAAAAGGTTGGCCCTTATGAAAAACTTCCTTGGGCACAAAGTGTCATTAGAAAGGGCTTCACAG CACTTGAAAAGCTACTGAAAGATCACACAGGGAGATATGCCACTAGAGATAAAATTTTCCTGGTACTTGCAATTCATATGACAATGCTCAGTTACTATTATTATACCATGTGTGTTTGTATGCGTATTTTTATACTTAAATTTAGCTGCAGCACTTTATGCATCTTTGGGGGGACTAAGCATCTGACTGGCTACGGGAATCAATTCCTTTTT TGCAAGATCACTTGGAGGATTTTAATTGGTGCTGCCGTGGAATATGTAATCCGACAACCCATTCCAGAG GTAGTGGAAGATCTCTGTGAACGCTATTTTGGTCCTTCATTTGAACATCTTTCACATGATAAG GGTTATAGGTTCTGTTTTGG AAGTGCAAGTATTTTTGCAGCAGTCCCGCTGGGAATGAACAAGGGAATGAACACTGATACAATTGTtaaggccaagagttttcttgaTGGTGATGAAGATCAGCATGAAAAAGATGTGTTTGAGAAGAATCTGAAGGTGCTTCAGAACATTTTTTAG